The following proteins are encoded in a genomic region of Synechococcus sp. CBW1002:
- a CDS encoding S-layer family protein, with product MADDITGSNPVETTESAGADSVANQSEEIQRQAAASVAFDPNYQESGWIDPDSGASSLPTQSFDNFTEQVDQPSPGDVGTTFPVGGSSSDGPFIPAGGGSGGLPSLGGGGASPSTSTRFVGSSPALANLASVDTSTGTPTLTAFDNPETTPSPSPEPSPSPTPEPSPTPTPEPAPTPTPQPTPTPPLPAPAPTPDPAPTPAPAPEPTPPPTPTPLPTPGPTPEPPIPPVTGTVTLGDVTVDEGGSATITATVDSPVVGTDLVISLDNGVTITIPVGETTGTSDPFDAPSDDPFIDSEEIVVSIIGSTGGGFDDLNTDDTATVVVEDTTDITAVSLGDVTVDEGSGTATISATIDNAPTDEPLVLTLDNGATITFAVGETTATSSEFVVQGDDPYVDGETNTVSISSYTGGAEYESLDTTATAQVVVEDTTDITAVSLGDVTVDEGSGTATISATIDNAPTDEPLVLTLDNGATITFAVGETTATSSEFVVQGDDPYVDGETNTVSISSYTGGAEYESLDTTATAQVVVEDTTDITAVSLGDVTVDEGSGTATISATIDNAPTDEPLVLTLDNGATITFAVGETTATSSEFVVQGDDPYVDGETNTVSISSYTGGAEYESLDTTATAQVVVEDTTDITAVSLGDVTVDEGSGTATISATIDNAPTDEPLVLTLDNGATITFAVGETTATSSEFVVQGDDPYVDGETNTVSISSYTGGAEYESLDTTATAQVVVEDTTDITAVSLGDVTVDEGSGTATISATIDNAPTDEPLVLTLDNGATITFAVGETTATSSEFVVQGDDPYVDGETNTVSISSYTGGAEYESLDTTATAQVVVEDTTDITAVSLGDVTVDEGSGTATISATIDNAPTDEPLVLTLDNGATITFAVGETTATSSEFVVQGDDPYVDGETNTVSISSYTGGAEYESLDTTATAQVVVEDTTDITAVSLGDVTVDEGSGTATISATIDNAPTDEPLVLTLDNGATITFAVGETTATSSEFVVQGDDPYVDGETNTVSISSYTGGAEYESLDTTATAQVVVEDTTDITAVSLGDVTVDEGSGTATISATIDNAPTDEPLVLTLDNGATITFAVGETTATSSEFVVQGDDPYVDGETNTVSISSYTGGAEYESLDTTATAQVVVEDTTDITAVSLGDVTVDEGSGTATISATIDNAPTDEPLVLTLDNGATITFAVGETTATSSEFVVQGDDPYVDGETNTVSISSYTGGAEYESLDTTATAQVVVEDTTDITAVSLGDVTVDEGSGTATISATIDNAPTDEPLVLTLDNGATITFAVGETTATSSEFVVQGDDPYVDGETNTVSISSYTGGAEYESLDTTATAQVVVEDTTDITAVSLGDVTVDEGSGTATISATIDNAPTDEPLVLTLDNGATITFAVGETTATSSEFVVQGDDPYVDGETNTVSISSYTGGAEYESLDTTATAQVVVEDTTDITAVSLGDVTVDEGSGTATISATIDNAPTDEPLVLTLDNGATITFAVGETTATSSEFVVQGDDPYVDGETNTVSISSYTGGAEYESLDTTATAQVVVEDTTDITAVSLGDVTVDEGSGTATISATIDNAPTDEPLVLTLDNGATITFAVGETTATSSEFVVQGDDPYVDGETNTVSISSYTGGAEYESLDTTATAQVVVEDTTDITAVSLGDVTVDEGSGTATISATIDNAPTDEPLVLTLDNGATITFAVGETTATSSEFVVQGDDPYVDGETNTVSISSYTGGAEYESLDTTATAQVVVEDTTDITAVSLGDVTVDEGSGTATISATIDNAPTDEPLVLTLDNGATITFAVGETTATSSEFVVQGDDPYVDGETNTVSISSYTGGAEYESLDTTATAQVVVEDTTDITAVSLGDVTVDEGSGTATISATIDNAPTDEPLVLTLDNGATITFAVGETTATSSEFVVQGDDPYVDGETNTVSISSYTGGAEYESLDTTATAQVVVEDTIDAVTVKLTATPSTGEDAGSIVYTASLVDANGVAVTTANDITVTLANNETITIAANSSSGDSSPVAVNRDDVYREADSISNSIASVVEANAGGLGAFENLVADQTEVSTTITDDSDAVTVKLTATPSTGEDAGSIVYTASLVDANGVAVTTANDITVTLANNETITIAANSSSGDSSPVAVNRDDVYREADSISNSIASVVEANAGGLGAFENLVADQTEVSTTITDDSDAVTVKLTATPSTGEEAGSIVYTASLVDANGNAVTTANEITVTLANNETITIAANSSSGDSSPVAVNRDDVYREADSISNSIASVVEANAGGLGAFENLVADQTEVSTTITDDSDAVTVKLTATPSTGEDAGSIVYTASLVDANGVAVTTANDITVTLANNETITIAANTSSGDSSPVAVNRDDVYREADSISNSIASVVEANAGGLGAFENLVADQTEVSTIILDDNDITTVTLSNALINEDTNEASITATVDNAPETDLILQLDNGQVITILAGQTSGTSNTFSVPTADQVAITGATGGNYEDLDTSSIALVDHFVTITGLDGNGAEVIVDEDDLPDGTTPNLGALTKTGSFSFTAVDGADDVTIGTTALVANGVYVGDGTEVTTAAYGTLTITGFSADTDATTGELVGGTFNYSYTLDDNTLTHSPGAGENSIVESLMVTVSDTDGDFRTASLDIQVTDDVPSITALTTSEPVLTVDETSLSTNASTSFASAFTSVYGADGAGSIAYALTTAGGASGLVDTATNAAVNLYLIGGQVVGSTATTQETVASGNQVFTVAVDSTTGVVTLDQIRAVVHPNASNPDDSKSLSADSLVSLNATITDKDGDSSTASLNIGLNLVFKDDGPTLIAPTSSTLINAIGSTTTGKLDADGNIDNNYGADGAGSISFSGITSGQASGLTSGGQSIKYYLSSDGKTLTGATGTDAVSGKVFTITLAPDNSTVLASDIYSVAMFAKIDNGASTSFSDLSGIKAGNLSAWVVGDGDTTKPVELLLTGSVNGVEASVNTNANDIAVANNNIDNSETLRIDFGSFTTVGATPIISHTTVNGFGFKVTQIPGNPGSTGFTLTAYDANDDTNYANDVKVAITKVEVYNGTTLVSTGTGSGTVNGITYTFDGANGVRLQNVTEEYRAVVYTVNGYDRLEIANANDDAQFSVGGISIVTVDTGLPVSKSFDLTLTDRDGDSIGGSFTLTWNPSVVPLAVDANQDGSLSYLSLQASPVVFDYNGDGTPELSAWVGPEDALLAYDKNTDGIINDGSEISFAQYHPDATTDLEGLRLAFDTNQDGVFDSSDAEFGKFGLWQDANSDGKTDVGEFRSLAEVNITSIRLSSDGVSYTTAEGDVLVHGSTSLEYADGTTGLVQDVSFATLNDSAEVSTDVVLDPLNPALPVDPVDGAVAQQPGDAFVAEAASLPVDPSDPIDQVAAISLSESLPLVDSVDQGVDVVHDISFASLIDDALANPELLTMDHVGIDPFGGSDAVIPDTSVVQAEVQDISALVDQLVAEQPVTDEHLADYQHDIIHTDPAFGTNLDPGFDDGSSAALDASSFDAAADDGTDTQDLPQDDPLSHSTSFDDGSIHPVYDDPSAIG from the coding sequence ATGGCTGACGACATCACTGGATCCAATCCGGTTGAAACCACTGAGTCGGCTGGTGCAGATTCGGTGGCGAATCAGTCTGAGGAGATCCAACGGCAGGCTGCCGCATCCGTCGCCTTTGATCCGAACTACCAGGAAAGTGGTTGGATCGATCCCGATTCCGGTGCCTCTTCCCTCCCCACCCAGAGTTTCGACAACTTCACGGAGCAGGTTGACCAGCCGTCGCCGGGTGATGTTGGCACAACATTTCCTGTTGGTGGTTCTTCCAGCGATGGTCCGTTCATCCCTGCAGGTGGTGGCAGCGGGGGCCTCCCCTCCCTAGGCGGTGGCGGAGCCTCTCCGTCCACAAGCACTCGTTTTGTTGGCTCGAGCCCTGCTCTCGCGAATCTTGCGTCCGTCGACACCTCTACCGGGACCCCCACCCTCACGGCGTTTGACAATCCAGAGACCACGCCCTCTCCATCACCCGAACCGTCGCCCTCGCCGACGCCTGAGCCCAGCCCAACTCCCACGCCTGAGCCGGCCCCTACACCTACCCCTCAACCCACACCCACCCCTCCTCTGCCGGCACCGGCTCCCACTCCGGATCCGGCACCGACTCCAGCACCTGCTCCTGAGCCCACCCCTCCCCCAACGCCTACGCCCCTGCCCACCCCTGGGCCGACACCTGAGCCTCCCATTCCGCCTGTTACAGGCACGGTCACCCTCGGAGATGTGACGGTTGATGAGGGTGGCAGCGCCACGATTACTGCCACTGTTGATAGTCCAGTGGTTGGGACTGATCTGGTGATCAGCCTTGACAATGGTGTGACGATCACGATTCCAGTCGGAGAAACGACCGGAACTTCGGATCCCTTTGATGCTCCCAGTGATGATCCGTTTATTGATTCTGAAGAGATTGTGGTGTCGATCATTGGATCGACAGGTGGTGGATTCGATGATCTGAACACAGATGACACGGCCACGGTCGTTGTGGAAGACACGACCGACATCACGGCGGTGAGCCTGGGTGATGTGACGGTGGATGAGGGAAGTGGAACGGCGACGATCAGTGCGACGATCGACAATGCGCCGACGGATGAGCCGCTGGTGTTGACGCTGGATAATGGCGCGACGATCACGTTTGCAGTCGGGGAGACGACCGCGACATCCAGCGAGTTTGTGGTGCAGGGCGATGATCCGTATGTGGATGGCGAGACCAATACGGTCAGCATCAGCAGCTATACGGGCGGAGCGGAATACGAATCGCTGGATACGACAGCGACGGCGCAGGTCGTTGTGGAAGACACGACCGACATCACGGCGGTGAGCCTGGGTGATGTGACGGTGGATGAGGGAAGTGGAACGGCGACGATCAGTGCGACGATCGACAATGCGCCGACGGATGAGCCGCTGGTGTTGACGCTGGATAATGGCGCGACGATCACGTTTGCAGTCGGGGAGACGACCGCGACATCCAGCGAGTTTGTGGTGCAGGGCGATGATCCGTATGTGGATGGCGAGACCAATACGGTCAGCATCAGCAGCTATACGGGCGGAGCGGAATACGAATCGCTGGATACGACAGCGACGGCGCAGGTCGTTGTGGAAGACACGACCGACATCACGGCGGTGAGCCTGGGTGATGTGACGGTGGATGAGGGAAGTGGAACGGCGACGATCAGTGCGACGATCGACAATGCGCCGACGGATGAGCCGCTGGTGTTGACGCTGGATAATGGCGCGACGATCACGTTTGCAGTCGGGGAGACGACCGCGACATCCAGCGAGTTTGTGGTGCAGGGCGATGATCCGTATGTGGATGGCGAGACCAATACGGTCAGCATCAGCAGCTATACGGGCGGAGCGGAATACGAATCGCTGGATACGACAGCGACGGCGCAGGTCGTTGTGGAAGACACGACCGACATCACGGCGGTGAGCCTGGGTGATGTGACGGTGGATGAGGGAAGTGGAACGGCGACGATCAGTGCGACGATCGACAATGCGCCGACGGATGAGCCGCTGGTGTTGACGCTGGATAATGGCGCGACGATCACGTTTGCAGTCGGGGAGACGACCGCGACATCCAGCGAGTTTGTGGTGCAGGGCGATGATCCGTATGTGGATGGCGAGACCAATACGGTCAGCATCAGCAGCTATACGGGCGGAGCGGAATACGAATCGCTGGATACGACAGCGACGGCGCAGGTCGTTGTGGAAGACACGACCGACATCACGGCGGTGAGCCTGGGTGATGTGACGGTGGATGAGGGAAGTGGAACGGCGACGATCAGTGCGACGATCGACAATGCGCCGACGGATGAGCCGCTGGTGTTGACGCTGGATAATGGCGCGACGATCACGTTTGCAGTCGGGGAGACGACCGCGACATCCAGCGAGTTTGTGGTGCAGGGCGATGATCCGTATGTGGATGGCGAGACCAATACGGTCAGCATCAGCAGCTATACGGGCGGAGCGGAATACGAATCGCTGGATACGACAGCGACGGCGCAGGTCGTTGTGGAAGACACGACCGACATCACGGCGGTGAGCCTGGGTGATGTGACGGTGGATGAGGGAAGTGGAACGGCGACGATCAGTGCGACGATCGACAATGCGCCGACGGATGAGCCGCTGGTGTTGACGCTGGATAATGGCGCGACGATCACGTTTGCAGTCGGGGAGACGACCGCGACATCCAGCGAGTTTGTGGTGCAGGGCGATGATCCGTATGTGGATGGCGAGACCAATACGGTCAGCATCAGCAGCTATACGGGCGGAGCGGAATACGAATCGCTGGATACGACAGCGACGGCGCAGGTCGTTGTGGAAGACACGACCGACATCACGGCGGTGAGCCTGGGTGATGTGACGGTGGATGAGGGAAGTGGAACGGCGACGATCAGTGCGACGATCGACAATGCGCCGACGGATGAGCCGCTGGTGTTGACGCTGGATAATGGCGCGACGATCACGTTTGCAGTCGGGGAGACGACCGCGACATCCAGCGAGTTTGTGGTGCAGGGCGATGATCCGTATGTGGATGGCGAGACCAATACGGTCAGCATCAGCAGCTATACGGGCGGAGCGGAATACGAATCGCTGGATACGACAGCGACGGCGCAGGTCGTTGTGGAAGACACGACCGACATCACGGCGGTGAGCCTGGGTGATGTGACGGTGGATGAGGGAAGTGGAACGGCGACGATCAGTGCGACGATCGACAATGCGCCGACGGATGAGCCGCTGGTGTTGACGCTGGATAATGGCGCGACGATCACGTTTGCAGTCGGGGAGACGACCGCGACATCCAGCGAGTTTGTGGTGCAGGGCGATGATCCGTATGTGGATGGCGAGACCAATACGGTCAGCATCAGCAGCTATACGGGCGGAGCGGAATACGAATCGCTGGATACGACAGCGACGGCGCAGGTCGTTGTGGAAGACACGACCGACATCACGGCGGTGAGCCTGGGTGATGTGACGGTGGATGAGGGAAGTGGAACGGCGACGATCAGTGCGACGATCGACAATGCGCCGACGGATGAGCCGCTGGTGTTGACGCTGGATAATGGCGCGACGATCACGTTTGCAGTCGGGGAGACGACCGCGACATCCAGCGAGTTTGTGGTGCAGGGCGATGATCCGTATGTGGATGGCGAGACCAATACGGTCAGCATCAGCAGCTATACGGGCGGAGCGGAATACGAATCGCTGGATACGACAGCGACGGCGCAGGTCGTTGTGGAAGACACGACCGACATCACGGCGGTGAGCCTGGGTGATGTGACGGTGGATGAGGGAAGTGGAACGGCGACGATCAGTGCGACGATCGACAATGCGCCGACGGATGAGCCGCTGGTGTTGACGCTGGATAATGGCGCGACGATCACGTTTGCAGTCGGGGAGACGACCGCGACATCCAGCGAGTTTGTGGTGCAGGGCGATGATCCGTATGTGGATGGCGAGACCAATACGGTCAGCATCAGCAGCTATACGGGCGGAGCGGAATACGAATCGCTGGATACGACAGCGACGGCGCAGGTCGTTGTGGAAGACACGACCGACATCACGGCGGTGAGCCTGGGTGATGTGACGGTGGATGAGGGAAGTGGAACGGCGACGATCAGTGCGACGATCGACAATGCGCCGACGGATGAGCCGCTGGTGTTGACGCTGGATAATGGCGCGACGATCACGTTTGCAGTCGGGGAGACGACCGCGACATCCAGCGAGTTTGTGGTGCAGGGCGATGATCCGTATGTGGATGGCGAGACCAATACGGTCAGCATCAGCAGCTATACGGGCGGAGCGGAATACGAATCGCTGGATACGACAGCGACGGCGCAGGTCGTTGTGGAAGACACGACCGACATCACGGCGGTGAGCCTGGGTGATGTGACGGTGGATGAGGGAAGTGGAACGGCGACGATCAGTGCGACGATCGACAATGCGCCGACGGATGAGCCGCTGGTGTTGACGCTGGATAATGGCGCGACGATCACGTTTGCAGTCGGGGAGACGACCGCGACATCCAGCGAGTTTGTGGTGCAGGGCGATGATCCGTATGTGGATGGCGAGACCAATACGGTCAGCATCAGCAGCTATACGGGCGGAGCGGAATACGAATCGCTGGATACGACAGCGACGGCGCAGGTCGTTGTGGAAGACACGACCGACATCACGGCGGTGAGCCTGGGTGATGTGACGGTGGATGAGGGAAGTGGAACGGCGACGATCAGTGCGACGATCGACAATGCGCCGACGGATGAGCCGCTGGTGTTGACGCTGGATAATGGCGCGACGATCACGTTTGCAGTCGGGGAGACGACCGCGACATCCAGCGAGTTTGTGGTGCAGGGCGATGATCCGTATGTGGATGGCGAGACCAATACGGTCAGCATCAGCAGCTATACGGGCGGAGCGGAATACGAATCGCTGGATACGACAGCGACGGCGCAGGTCGTTGTGGAAGACACGACCGACATCACGGCGGTGAGCCTGGGTGATGTGACGGTGGATGAGGGAAGTGGAACGGCGACGATCAGTGCGACGATCGACAATGCGCCGACGGATGAGCCGCTGGTGTTGACGCTGGATAATGGCGCGACGATCACGTTTGCAGTCGGGGAGACGACCGCGACATCCAGCGAGTTTGTGGTGCAGGGCGATGATCCGTATGTGGATGGCGAGACCAATACGGTCAGCATCAGCAGCTATACGGGCGGAGCGGAATACGAATCGCTGGATACGACAGCGACGGCGCAGGTCGTTGTGGAAGACACGACCGACATCACGGCGGTGAGCCTGGGTGATGTGACGGTGGATGAGGGAAGTGGAACGGCGACGATCAGTGCGACGATCGACAATGCGCCGACGGATGAGCCGCTGGTGTTGACGCTGGATAATGGCGCGACGATCACGTTTGCAGTCGGGGAGACGACCGCGACATCCAGCGAGTTTGTGGTGCAGGGCGATGATCCGTATGTGGATGGCGAGACCAATACGGTCAGCATCAGCAGCTATACGGGCGGAGCGGAATACGAATCGCTGGATACGACAGCGACGGCGCAGGTCGTTGTGGAAGACACGACCGACATCACGGCGGTGAGCCTGGGTGATGTGACGGTGGATGAGGGAAGTGGAACGGCGACGATCAGTGCGACGATCGACAATGCGCCGACGGATGAGCCGCTGGTGTTGACGCTGGATAATGGCGCGACGATCACGTTTGCAGTCGGGGAGACGACCGCGACATCCAGCGAGTTTGTGGTGCAGGGCGATGATCCGTATGTGGATGGCGAGACCAATACGGTCAGCATCAGCAGCTATACGGGCGGAGCGGAATACGAATCGCTGGATACGACAGCGACGGCGCAGGTCGTTGTGGAAGACACGATCGATGCGGTGACGGTGAAGCTGACGGCAACGCCGAGCACGGGAGAAGATGCCGGCTCGATTGTCTACACGGCGAGCCTTGTGGACGCCAACGGCGTTGCGGTGACGACGGCGAACGATATCACGGTGACGCTGGCGAATAACGAGACGATCACGATTGCTGCGAATTCGAGCAGTGGTGACTCGTCGCCGGTTGCGGTGAATCGTGATGATGTCTATCGGGAAGCGGACAGCATCAGCAACAGCATCGCCTCGGTGGTGGAAGCGAATGCAGGTGGTCTGGGAGCGTTTGAGAATCTGGTGGCGGATCAGACGGAGGTGAGCACGACGATCACCGATGACAGCGATGCGGTGACGGTGAAGCTGACGGCAACGCCGAGCACGGGAGAAGATGCCGGCTCGATTGTCTACACGGCGAGCCTTGTGGACGCCAACGGCGTTGCGGTGACGACGGCGAACGATATCACGGTGACGCTGGCGAATAACGAGACGATCACGATTGCTGCGAATTCGAGCAGTGGTGACTCGTCGCCGGTTGCGGTGAATCGTGATGATGTCTATCGGGAAGCGGACAGCATCAGCAACAGCATCGCCTCGGTGGTGGAAGCGAATGCAGGTGGTCTGGGAGCGTTTGAGAATCTGGTGGCGGATCAGACGGAGGTGAGCACGACGATCACCGATGACAGCGATGCGGTGACGGTGAAGCTGACGGCAACGCCGAGCACGGGAGAAGAGGCTGGCTCGATTGTCTACACGGCGAGCCTTGTGGACGCCAACGGCAATGCGGTGACGACGGCGAACGAGATCACGGTGACGCTGGCGAATAACGAGACGATCACGATTGCTGCGAATTCGAGCAGTGGTGACTCGTCGCCGGTTGCGGTGAATCGTGATGATGTCTATCGGGAAGCGGACAGCATCAGCAACAGCATCGCCTCGGTGGTGGAAGCGAATGCAGGTGGTCTGGGAGCGTTTGAGAATCTGGTGGCGGATCAGACGGAGGTGAGCACGACGATCACCGATGACAGCGATGCGGTGACGGTGAAGCTGACGGCAACGCCGAGCACGGGAGAAGATGCCGGCTCGATTGTCTACACGGCGAGCCTTGTGGACGCCAACGGCGTTGCGGTGACGACGGCGAACGATATCACGGTGACGCTGGCGAATAACGAGACGATCACGATTGCTGCGAATACGAGCAGTGGTGACTCGTCGCCGGTTGCGGTGAATCGTGATGATGTCTATCGGGAAGCGGACAGCATCAGCAACAGCATCGCCTCGGTGGTGGAAGCGAATGCAGGTGGTCTGGGAGCGTTTGAGAATCTGGTGGCGGATCAGACGGAGGTGAGCACGATAATCCTCGACGATAATGATATCACGACGGTCACATTGAGTAATGCATTGATTAATGAAGATACTAATGAGGCTAGTATTACTGCAACGGTGGACAATGCGCCGGAGACGGATTTGATTCTGCAGCTAGACAATGGGCAAGTAATCACAATATTGGCTGGCCAAACCAGTGGAACTAGTAATACTTTTAGTGTTCCGACTGCTGATCAAGTCGCGATCACTGGAGCGACTGGTGGTAACTATGAGGATTTAGATACGAGCTCAATAGCACTGGTTGACCATTTCGTCACGATCACAGGCCTTGATGGAAACGGCGCTGAAGTAATCGTTGACGAGGACGATCTCCCTGATGGTACAACGCCGAATCTCGGTGCGTTGACGAAGACTGGATCTTTCTCTTTTACTGCAGTCGATGGCGCTGATGATGTGACCATTGGAACGACGGCGTTAGTTGCCAATGGTGTTTATGTCGGTGACGGCACAGAGGTGACGACAGCTGCTTACGGCACGCTGACGATTACGGGTTTCAGTGCTGATACGGATGCCACCACCGGTGAACTAGTTGGAGGTACGTTTAACTACAGTTATACCCTTGATGATAATACACTGACTCATTCGCCGGGCGCGGGTGAAAACAGTATTGTCGAAAGTCTGATGGTGACCGTGAGTGACACGGATGGTGACTTCAGAACGGCTTCGTTAGACATCCAAGTTACGGATGATGTGCCTAGCATCACGGCCCTTACCACCAGCGAGCCCGTCCTCACCGTTGATGAAACCAGCCTGTCGACCAATGCATCGACTTCCTTCGCTTCTGCCTTCACCTCCGTCTACGGAGCTGATGGTGCTGGCAGCATCGCCTACGCCCTGACCACTGCAGGTGGTGCTTCGGGGCTGGTTGATACCGCTACCAATGCTGCGGTGAATCTGTATCTGATTGGTGGACAGGTCGTCGGCTCGACCGCCACCACTCAAGAGACTGTCGCGTCAGGCAATCAGGTCTTCACTGTCGCGGTCGACTCGACCACGGGTGTGGTCACACTGGATCAGATCCGTGCCGTCGTTCATCCCAACGCCAGCAACCCCGACGATTCCAAGTCACTCTCGGCCGATTCCCTCGTCTCGCTCAACGCCACGATCACCGATAAAGACGGTGATTCCTCCACCGCTTCGTTGAATATCGGTTTGAACCTAGTGTTCAAGGATGATGGTCCCACGCTGATCGCTCCCACCTCCTCGACATTAATCAACGCGATCGGCAGCACCACTACGGGTAAACTAGATGCCGATGGGAACATTGACAACAACTATGGAGCCGATGGTGCCGGCAGTATCAGCTTCTCAGGGATCACGTCTGGCCAAGCAAGTGGCCTCACCTCAGGAGGACAATCGATTAAGTATTATCTCTCGTCTGATGGCAAGACTCTGACTGGTGCAACGGGTACGGATGCTGTAAGCGGCAAGGTGTTCACGATTACACTGGCTCCAGACAATAGCACTGTTTTGGCTAGCGATATTTATAGTGTGGCGATGTTTGCCAAGATCGACAATGGGGCTAGTACGAGCTTCTCGGATCTTAGTGGTATCAAGGCCGGTAATCTCTCTGCCTGGGTGGTAGGCGATGGTGATACAACCAAGCCTGTAGAACTCCTTTTGACTGGGTCCGTGAATGGTGTTGAGGCCTCAGTGAATACAAATGCTAACGACATTGCTGTTGCTAATAATAATATTGATAACTCCGAAACCCTCCGTATTGACTTCGGTAGCTTTACTACAGTCGGTGCTACTCCGATTATCTCGCATACGACAGTTAACGGTTTTGGCTTCAAAGTTACTCAAATCCCTGGCAATCCAGGGTCTACTGGTTTTACCTTAACAGCTTACGATGCCAATGATGATACAAACTATGCTAATGATGTCAAGGTTGCAATCACAAAGGTAGAAGTTTACAATGGAACTACTCTCGTGTCAACCGGCACGGGAAGTGGCACCGTGAATGGCATAACGTATACGTTTGATGGCGCCAATGGAGTGCGCCTTCAGAATGTGACAGAGGAATATAGGGCGGTTGTTTATACCGTTAATGGTTATGACCGTCTAGAGATTGCCAACGCAAATGATGATGCGCAGTTTTCTGTTGGCGGCATCTCGATTGTCACTGTCGATACTGGTTTGCCCGTTTCCAAGAGCTTTGACCTCACTTTGACAGATCGCGACGGCGACTCGATCGGTGGAAGCTTTACGTTGACATGGAATCCCTCAGTAGTTCCGCTCGCTGTTGATGCTAACCAGGATGGCAGCTTGAGCTATCTTTCGCTACAGGCCAGCCCCGTTGTCTTCGATTACAACGGTGACGGGACACCGGAGCTATCCGCCTGGGTCGGCCCAGAGGATGCTCTGTTGGCCTACGACAAAAATACTGATGGAATCATCAATGACGGTTCTGAAATCTCTTTTGCCCAATACCATCCAGATGCTACAACAGATCTAGAGGGACTAAGGCTTGCGTTTGATACGAACCAAGATGGTGTCTTTGACTCAAGCGATGCTGAGTTTGGCAAGTTTGGTCTCTGGCAAGATGCTAATTCTGATGGTAAAACCGATGTGGGTGAATTCCGCAGCCTCGCGGAGGTAAATATTACTTCTATTCGTCTCAGTAGCGACGGGGTTTCCTATACAACTGCCGAAGGCGATGTGCTTGTCCATGGCAGCACATCTCTCGAGTATGCCGATGGCACTACTGGACTTGTTCAGGATGTTTCGTTTGCGACACTCAATGATTCGGCCGAGGTGTCCACTGACGTCGTGTTGGATCCTTTGAATCCAGCGCTTCCAGTAGATCCAGTTGATGGAGCTGTTGCTCAGCAGCCAGGTGATGCCTTTGTTGCAGAAGCTGCTTCTTTGCCAGTTGACCCGTCTGATCCGATTGACCAGGTTGCTGCGATCAGCCTGAGCGAATCTCTGCCACTTGTCGATAGTGTCGATCAAGGCGTTGATGTTGTTCATGATATTTCGTTTGCTTCCTTGATTGACGACGCCTTGGCTAATCCGGAGTTGCTGACAATGGATCATGTCGGTATCGATCCCTTTGGTGGTAGTGATGCTGTGATCCCCGACACTTCAGTTGTTCAGGCTGAAGTTCAGGATATTTCTGCTTTGGTTGATCAGTTGGTCGCTGAGCAACCAGTAACGGATGAGCACTTGGCGGATTATCAACACGACATCATCCATACAGATCCTGCTTTCGGTACCAACCTCGATCCTGGTTTCGATGATGGCTCTTCTGCCGCTTTGGATGCCAGCTCCTTTGATGCTGCTGCCGACGATGGCACCGATACGCAGGATCTTCCTCAGGATGATCCGCTCAGCCATTCCACGAGTTTTGATGATGGCAGCATCCACCCTGTCTACGACGACCCCAGCGCGATCGGCTAA
- a CDS encoding response regulator transcription factor yields the protein MAKGNEAQLLAKTFRGVGYRVALCTTSAMAAAEFQQLPFLAAVMDASMSDVNVAQLSSRLRESGCTTPLLALCDSNHYQDRVALLDAGADDVISRPYAIEELLARLRVWQRRSSMGHVDAAGDLLCHKDLILNTETREVQRAGTAIKLSVKEYDLLLFLLRHAGQVQERQRILEAVWGENFFGDANILEVYIRYLRKKIERPDLEPLIQTIRGVGYLLN from the coding sequence TTGGCCAAGGGCAACGAAGCCCAGCTCCTGGCAAAAACGTTTCGCGGTGTTGGGTACCGTGTGGCTCTCTGCACCACGTCTGCCATGGCGGCTGCTGAGTTTCAGCAGCTCCCCTTCCTTGCGGCCGTCATGGATGCCTCCATGTCAGACGTGAATGTGGCACAGCTCAGCTCCCGGCTGCGCGAATCCGGTTGCACAACGCCTCTGCTGGCGCTCTGCGATTCCAACCATTATCAGGATCGCGTCGCCCTTCTGGATGCTGGTGCCGACGACGTGATCAGCCGCCCTTACGCCATCGAAGAACTGCTGGCCCGACTGCGTGTCTGGCAGCGTCGCTCCAGCATGGGCCATGTGGATGCCGCAGGCGATCTGCTCTGCCACAAGGATCTGATCTTAAATACCGAAACCCGTGAGGTGCAGAGGGCCGGAACAGCGATCAAACTCTCGGTGAAGGAATACGACCTGCTGCTGTTTCTGCTGCGCCACGCCGGCCAAGTGCAGGAGCGGCAACGCATCCTGGAGGCGGTGTGGGGGGAGAACTTCTTTGGTGATGCCAATATCCTGGAAGTGTATATCCGCTATTTGCGTAAAAAAATTGAGCGGCCCGATCTGGAGCCGCTCATTCAGACCATCCGTGGTGTGGGTTATCTGCTCAATTAG